The Actinoplanes sp. N902-109 genomic interval CCATGGCCACCGAAGTATTACGCGATGCGGCGAGCCACCATCCAGCGAAGTGGACCAATGTGGTCAAAGGATTGCCCGAAGATCCCCGGGCGCGCCGGAAACCGCAGGCCGGGAGTCAGCACCGGCCCCAAGTGGTTCTGCTCACGTGAGGAAGGCGGCTGCCCGCTCGCCCCAGCTGAACAGATCGGCGCGGGTCTCGGAGACGTGCAGGGTGGCGCCAGGGATCGTGGCGGCGATGGTCTCCGACAGCGACACCGGGTGGCCCGGGTCGCCGGCCCAGGCCAGGATCAGGGTCGGCTGGGTGATCGCCGCGAGGGCCGCCCGCGGTGGCAGATCGCTGATCCCCGCTCCGAGCAGGACGGTGGGCAGCAGCTCGGCCGGGACGTCCGGGGTCGGCGGGAAGCCCTCCACCTCGGCGAAGATGGCCGGCACCGGGGCCTTGGCCAGGGCGGCGTGCAGCGCCTCCACGCCCTTGTGCCGCGCATAGTCGGCCAGCTTGCGATAGATCTCGCCCTGCGCGGCGCGCGCCTCCCAGGCGGTCGGCGGGGCGGTGAGCACGAGGCGGTCGAAGCGGTCCGGTGCGGTCGTCACGGCGTGCAGCACCGCTCCGGTGCCCATCGAGCAACCGATCGCGGAGACCGGCGCCGTGGGCGAGAAGTGCCGGGCGAGCTCGATCAGGTCGTCGCCCATCACCTTCCACGAGTAGTCGGCCGGGTCGGTGGTGCCCCCGGTCTCGCCGTGCCCGCGCGCGTCGTAAGCGACGAGGCGCCGGCCGGCATCGGCCACCACGGAGTAGTCGGTGAGGGCGGCGCGGCGCTCGGCGGCGCGGCTGCCGCACAGGCCGTGAGCGCTGAGCACGACCGGGCCGGCGCCCTCTTCCGAGTAGGCGAAACGGATTCCTCGCAGACTTACCGTCACTTGTCCTGCCTTTCGCGGTGGGTCACAGCCATCGATGAATATCTCAGGAGCGGCGTATACAGTGCACCCGGGACGGATGTGATCAACGTCGTCCAGGTCGCCAAGGAGGCTCGTCTCCGTGCATGCCACCCCCCGGAAAACCACGTCACAGCGGTCGATCCCGGCTCGGATCTTCGAGCGTAACGGCTGCCCCTTCGATCCGCCCGCGGCCATGACCGCCCTGCGCGATTCCGGGCCGGTGACCCGGGTCGATCTGCTCAACGGTGCCCACGCCTGGTTCGTCACCGGCTACGACGAGGTACGCGCGGTGCTCGGCGACCCGCGGTTCAGCTCCGACCGGCTCCGGCATCCGAACGCGCTGAGCATGTCGCC includes:
- a CDS encoding alpha/beta fold hydrolase — translated: MTVSLRGIRFAYSEEGAGPVVLSAHGLCGSRAAERRAALTDYSVVADAGRRLVAYDARGHGETGGTTDPADYSWKVMGDDLIELARHFSPTAPVSAIGCSMGTGAVLHAVTTAPDRFDRLVLTAPPTAWEARAAQGEIYRKLADYARHKGVEALHAALAKAPVPAIFAEVEGFPPTPDVPAELLPTVLLGAGISDLPPRAALAAITQPTLILAWAGDPGHPVSLSETIAATIPGATLHVSETRADLFSWGERAAAFLT